In Hippoglossus stenolepis isolate QCI-W04-F060 chromosome 20, HSTE1.2, whole genome shotgun sequence, the following are encoded in one genomic region:
- the pbk gene encoding lymphokine-activated killer T-cell-originated protein kinase homolog has protein sequence MASSSSCTDDDSFKTPKAIRVKSCGISGNNGGTPITIPASPFMKKLGCGTGVNVYLMDRMGKLNASPWAVKKINSKCATRQVAVYQKRLNEEAKLLKGIVHPNIVGFRAFATAKDGSKCLAMEYGGEQSLNDLIEKRHGDGLKAFPAANIEKVALHVARGLEYLHNERKLLHGDMKSCNVVIKGDFETVKICDVGVSLQLDENMRVSDPKAVYIGTEPWKPMEALEEGGEISDKADVFAFGLTLWEMMSLAMPHLDMLGDDDEEEEDEEDSMEDSFDEDAYYERLGTRPALDAEALGDSYRRMVELFYLCTEEDPKKRPSAAQVVQALESNAPLNKTQSEAIVID, from the exons atggcctcctcttcctcatgcaCCGATGACGATTCATTCAAAACCCCCAAAGCCATCAGGGTGAAGAGCTGTGGGATCAGTGGGAACAATGGTGGGACCCCCATCACCATCCCAGCTTCCCCCTTCATGAAGAAGCTAGGCTGCGGGACTGGAGTCAATGTTTACCTCATGGAcag GATGGGGAAGCTGAACGCGTCTCCCTGGGCCGTGAAGAAGATCAACAGCAAATGTGCGACGAGGCAAGTGGCCGTTTACCAGAAGCGTCTGAACGAGGAGGCGAAGCTGCTGAAGGGAATCGTTCATCCCAACATTGTCG GTTTCCGTGCCTTCGCTACGGCCAAAGACGGCTCCAAGTGTCTGGCCATGGAGTACGGAGGAGAGCAGTCGCTCAACGACCTCATCGAGAAGCGGCATGGGGACGGTCTGAAAGCTTTTCCCGCCGCCAACATAGAAAAGGTGGCGCTGCATGTGGCGCGTGGCCTGGAG TATCTTCACAacgagaggaagctgctgcacgGGGACATGAAGTCCTGCAACGTGGTCATTAAGGGCGACTTTGAGACCGTGAAGATCTGTGATGTGGGCGTGTCTCTGCAGCTCGATGAGAACATGAGAG TGTCGGACCCGAAGGCGGTGTACATCGGCACGGAGCCGTGGAAGCCGATGGAGGctctggaggagggaggggagatcAGCGACAAGGCGGACGTCTTCGCCTTCGGCCTGACTCTGTGGGAGATGATGTCTCTGGCGATGCCTCATCTGGATATGCTGGGGGAcgacgatgaggaggaggaggatgaag AGGACTCAATGGAGGACAGCTTTGACGAGGACGCCTACTACGAGAGGCTGGGGACGAGGCCGGCGCTGGACGCCGAGGCTCTGGGCGACTCGTACCGGAGGATGGTGGAGCTTTTCTATCTGTGCACAGAAGAAGACCCCAAGAAGAGACCCTCAGCCGCCCAGGTCGTCCAGGCCTTGGAGAGCAACGCCCCGCTGAACAAGACGCAGAGTGAGGCCATCGTTATCGACTGA